In Chitinophaga oryzae, the sequence TGGTCATCTGGTGTTCACGGTAGATACGCAGCACGGTGCCCGCCTGTCCGTCGATAGCAGGACGTTTTTCCGCCTCGCCGCGGAACAGGATGCCGCCATCGGGCTGCATGCCGATGCCCAGGTCCACCCGCTGCCGCGTGTCGCGCTCCAGCGCCGGGAATATCCTGCCTACTGCCTGCGCATACTGCCATACGTGGGTGCAGGTGCCTTCGCAGGCGCCCACGCCCTCCCAGGCGTAAAAGCGGCCCGACTGAAAACGGTGTGCGGTGGTGGTGGCCAGTGTGGAAATATTCACGAAAGTGCGCTCCATCAACCACCAGGGCAACGAAGCGTCGTACCAGGTAGTTTTCCACAACCGGCTGTCGTGCGTGAGCCGCGCGTGATGTTCCCGCACATAACCTGCTACAGCGGCGGCATCGGCAAAGTGATTGGCATAATAACGCCCTTTGCCTTGTATATCTTTAAAAGAGAGATTCGGGAAATACCAGCTGATGGCAAAGTCGGTACGTATATCCTTACCCGGTAGCAGGCGATGTTTTACCGCAACGCCGCCGATCAGTTTTTCGCCGACACGATGTACAGCGGTTTCCTGACGGGACCGGCTAAACGAAGCTTCGGTCAGCGGCAGCTCCAGCTGCGTGGTGACAGTCGCCTTATCGTCAAATGCCGCCAGGCAGAGACTACCGTTGTCCGGACTTTGCTGCCATGCTGCATTGGCAGCGTCTTTAGCACGTACGGCAGACAAAACGCCTTTCCACCCTTTTCCGCCGGCAGGGGTATTCACCCGTTCATGCAGCTCTTCCTTTGCATGATCGATACCGGCCTTGTTTTCCAGCCATCCCAGCAAAGCAGCTTCCACAGGTACCTTGCCCTTATTATGGATATGGAAGGATAACAGGGTGACCGGCAGCCCCGAATCGTCTTCATTCAGGGGAATAAAAGGAGAAAACGCCTCCAGCGTGAGTTCCACCGGCAGCGCAGGGTCTATATAACGGATAGTGGCCATGGGATAGGTAGCCTCAAAGGCTATTTCCGGCCAGTTAGCTTCGTCCAGCGGGCGGACAATGGTTTCTTTTCCGATCGTGAGCTTTAGCGCCAAGCCCTGTTCCAGCGGACGGATATCTTTGGAGGGCTGGATATAACAGGCGCCGTCGCGGGAGCGGACTTTCTTCGCCTGTCCGAGTACAGCCTCTTTCCAGTCCACCTCCTTTGGCTCTATCCCTTCCTGGTTTCGGTTAAAAATATCCCACAGCCACAACCTGCCGTCGCCACCGAGGTATACGGTACCGCAGAGGATACCGCCTACGGGCATGCCGATGTATTGCAGTTCGTTCCTGCTTTTCAGGTAAGTAGTGGCCTGGCCGCGGTCGTATAAAGACGCCAGCCATGCGGCATCCGGCTGCCCCGCCAGCAGCAGGTCGCCGCCCGGTGCCACTGCCCGGCCCAGCGCCGGTATCCTTACCATCATAGTTCCGGCCATCGCCAGCCCGATATTTTTCAGAAAATTTCTGCGTGCAAGTCCCATAGAGATCAATTGGTCAAGAGCAGAAAGATAATAAAATCAGGAAGGAATATTTTCCAAATATGCGGCCAGGGGACGGACGGTGGGATAACCGCATGCCTAAACTTGTCAGAGGATGTTTTTACGCAAAAAATAAACACCGGCATTTTTAAGGCAGCGTAAAATGTAATTCATTCCCCATAAAATAATAACGGAGATGGCCGGAAGCCTCCACCGCCTGCAGGAAAGCGGGCAGCTTGTTTTTCTCCAGCGGGCCGGTAACGGCCACGTGAGCGATTTCCGGTTTATCAAAAATCACCTGTACCGCAAACCAGCGTTCGAGGATAGGTTTGAGGTCGCGTAGTTTCTGGTTGCTGATAGCATACCCTTCTCCTTTCATCCATCCGCGGATGGTGGCGGTATCGAAGGGGGCGGTGCGGATACCGTTGTAATCGCCATACACGCATTCCATGCCTGGCTTCAGCGTTACTTCATCGGAAGCGCCTTTCACGGTCAGCGCGCCTTCCACGAGCGACACCCGCACACGTTCATCGTCGTAGCCGTTGACATTAAAAGCAGTGCCCAGTACCGTAATGGAGGTATTGGGCGTATGCACTTCAAAAGGTTGGTCCGGATTGGCAGCCACTATAAACCAGGCTTCGCCTTCGAGGTACACCTCGCGTTTA encodes:
- a CDS encoding GH116 family glycosyl-hydrolase; its protein translation is MGLARRNFLKNIGLAMAGTMMVRIPALGRAVAPGGDLLLAGQPDAAWLASLYDRGQATTYLKSRNELQYIGMPVGGILCGTVYLGGDGRLWLWDIFNRNQEGIEPKEVDWKEAVLGQAKKVRSRDGACYIQPSKDIRPLEQGLALKLTIGKETIVRPLDEANWPEIAFEATYPMATIRYIDPALPVELTLEAFSPFIPLNEDDSGLPVTLLSFHIHNKGKVPVEAALLGWLENKAGIDHAKEELHERVNTPAGGKGWKGVLSAVRAKDAANAAWQQSPDNGSLCLAAFDDKATVTTQLELPLTEASFSRSRQETAVHRVGEKLIGGVAVKHRLLPGKDIRTDFAISWYFPNLSFKDIQGKGRYYANHFADAAAVAGYVREHHARLTHDSRLWKTTWYDASLPWWLMERTFVNISTLATTTAHRFQSGRFYAWEGVGACEGTCTHVWQYAQAVGRIFPALERDTRQRVDLGIGMQPDGGILFRGEAEKRPAIDGQAGTVLRIYREHQMTTDDRFLRHNWPQIKKATQFIIRQDRNGDGLEDTPMENTLDAIWDGEIAWIAGLCIAAVQAGALMAAEAGDTAFAAICKDYVEKGRRNMETQLYNGEYFIHQPDKIKGRSVIGSYNTCHIDQVYGQSWAFQVGMDRVLDKEKTLSALRALWKYNFMEDVGPYLATHPGGRPYALPGEGGMILNTNPYREEFPFGVKDAWQLGYFNECMSGFEHQVASHMMAEGMTTEALTLTKAVHDRYHAAKRNPFNEIECSDHYARAMASYGTFITACGFAYHGPHRYIRFAPAMQKENFKAPFVTAEGWGTYTQLQQHGRGDYRLALKHGQLSLLTCCFEQSHPAAVVVKAGARQLPATFTHENGRVTVTLKQAVTLHAGETLQVTMTS